Proteins from a genomic interval of Nostoc sp. TCL240-02:
- the dprA gene encoding DNA-processing protein DprA, translating into MVEEGAYWIAWAQISGIGPVLLRRLQQHFGTLATAWNATKVELGEVEGFGFQTLEKVVQQRSRLHPEQLFTKHQQENSHFWTPADADYPRLLLETPSPPPILYYRGEVELQENLGQKPMVGIVGTRQPSEYGIRWTRQISTALAKNGFTVVSGMAEGIDTESHIAAMKAGGRTIAVLGTGVDVIYPHKNRDLYKQILTAGLVVSEYPTKTPPDRTHFPRRNRIIAGLSRAILVMEAPLKSGALITATYANEFGRDVYALPGRVDDHPSQGCLKLLSQGASFILKELDELLTMLGAIPQIDAVEASTAPEQLMPTLSPELQRVMDAFTSDALPFDFIVQQSSMAAGSVSGALLQLELMGLVSQLPGMRYQKS; encoded by the coding sequence GTGGTGGAAGAAGGCGCATATTGGATAGCTTGGGCGCAAATTTCGGGAATTGGCCCGGTATTATTGCGACGACTGCAACAGCATTTTGGCACGTTGGCAACAGCTTGGAACGCTACCAAGGTAGAGTTAGGAGAAGTGGAGGGTTTTGGTTTTCAGACACTAGAAAAAGTAGTACAACAGCGATCGCGTTTGCATCCAGAACAACTATTTACCAAGCACCAGCAGGAAAACTCTCATTTCTGGACACCAGCAGATGCAGATTATCCCCGCTTACTATTAGAAACTCCCAGTCCACCGCCGATTTTGTACTATCGCGGTGAAGTCGAACTCCAAGAAAATCTTGGACAAAAACCGATGGTTGGGATTGTCGGCACACGCCAACCCTCAGAATATGGCATCCGTTGGACTCGCCAAATTAGTACAGCTTTGGCTAAAAATGGCTTTACAGTTGTTTCTGGGATGGCAGAGGGAATTGACACAGAAAGCCACATCGCTGCCATGAAAGCAGGTGGACGCACGATCGCAGTTTTAGGAACTGGTGTAGATGTCATTTATCCACATAAAAATCGAGATTTGTACAAGCAAATTTTGACGGCTGGGTTAGTTGTAAGTGAGTACCCCACAAAAACCCCACCCGATCGCACTCACTTTCCCCGCCGCAACCGAATTATTGCAGGTTTAAGCCGCGCTATCTTGGTAATGGAAGCGCCTTTAAAATCTGGTGCGTTAATTACTGCAACCTACGCAAATGAATTTGGCAGAGATGTCTATGCATTGCCTGGTAGAGTGGACGATCATCCATCTCAAGGGTGCTTAAAGTTACTGAGTCAGGGAGCTTCTTTCATTCTCAAGGAATTAGACGAACTGTTAACAATGCTAGGAGCAATACCACAAATTGATGCAGTCGAGGCTTCCACAGCGCCAGAACAGTTAATGCCAACTTTATCGCCAGAATTGCAAAGGGTAATGGATGCGTTTACAAGTGATGCTTTACCCTTCGATTTTATTGTCCAACAAAGCAGTATGGCTGCTGGCTCAGTTTCGGGTGCTTTGTTACAGTTGGAACTTATGGGTTTAGTTTCGCAATTACCAGGAATGCGGTATCAAAAAAGTTAA
- a CDS encoding alpha/beta hydrolase — MHSGLGLLPSLAAEKVTVRYGLFEQSIPVADIRNYGEKQKASSDLQSFLDYLSAKEKEKFQEALQVKMSLDIVALDKLVNTGMGKQILSFASGAIARRDQASTQALRSAIIIGAKSPEGLGLISFLEAYPSNQLVVDVSKISKLVGLANSSSNSADAPPKDNVSSSAFGKIALQYQILAAQDKQFSGCLFGDSISAGLGNTLGSGTFNFGLNGLSTISLLEQLKSLIPTKVKCEKAIIAVGGNDAWYGISDELFSKNLQEAIALVRTMGNKEIFLIPAFYSTVAASLDPTLSAPLPKVEQINVLINQVAEKEKVPVAAAGLAPLYENNVLKDNLTSDGDHLNAEGLKIYRQALLQILKK, encoded by the coding sequence GTGCATAGTGGTCTTGGTTTGTTGCCTAGTTTGGCAGCCGAGAAAGTTACTGTCAGATACGGGTTGTTTGAGCAATCGATCCCGGTGGCAGATATACGCAACTATGGCGAGAAGCAAAAGGCTTCTAGCGATCTACAATCTTTCTTAGATTACCTCAGCGCTAAAGAGAAAGAAAAGTTTCAAGAAGCCCTGCAAGTGAAAATGTCGCTTGATATTGTGGCTTTAGATAAGCTGGTAAATACAGGAATGGGCAAGCAAATTTTATCTTTTGCTTCTGGTGCGATCGCCCGTCGCGATCAAGCCAGTACACAAGCCCTACGTTCTGCCATTATCATCGGAGCAAAATCACCAGAAGGTCTAGGATTAATCAGCTTTTTAGAAGCATATCCTAGTAATCAACTAGTTGTTGACGTGTCAAAAATTTCTAAGCTAGTTGGACTGGCAAATTCCTCTTCTAACTCTGCTGATGCACCACCAAAAGACAATGTAAGTTCTTCAGCTTTTGGAAAAATTGCACTGCAATATCAAATACTCGCCGCCCAAGATAAACAGTTTTCAGGTTGCTTATTTGGCGATTCTATTTCGGCTGGACTTGGTAATACCCTTGGGAGCGGCACTTTTAATTTTGGGTTAAATGGCTTAAGCACAATCTCATTACTAGAACAATTGAAAAGTTTAATTCCTACTAAAGTTAAATGCGAAAAAGCTATTATTGCTGTGGGTGGGAATGATGCTTGGTATGGAATTAGTGATGAGTTGTTTAGCAAAAATCTACAAGAGGCGATCGCACTTGTCAGAACAATGGGAAATAAAGAGATTTTTCTGATTCCGGCTTTTTATTCAACAGTTGCAGCAAGCTTAGATCCAACTTTATCAGCCCCACTTCCTAAAGTTGAGCAAATTAATGTTCTGATTAATCAAGTTGCTGAGAAAGAAAAAGTGCCAGTTGCAGCAGCAGGATTAGCACCATTGTATGAGAATAATGTTCTTAAAGATAATTTGACGAGTGATGGCGACCATCTCAATGCCGAGGGTCTAAAAATTTATCGACAAGCATTATTACAAATCCTGAAAAAATAA
- a CDS encoding ElyC/SanA/YdcF family protein: protein MQAKNRRRKNFPKIKLIKRQEMWTLTAQGWAIAIALIAYLIFFAITHVHSFLAVTSPIKSAEVLVVEGWLPDYAIQQALTEFKNGSYNLVITTGGSIEKGNYLSEYKSFAEVSAATFEKLGLESEKVVAVPTPTVIKDRSYASAVEFYRWLSDSNLKLQSINVFSLDVHTRRSWLLFRKILTPKVQVGAIAAKTHDYDPNKWWVSSQGVRTILDEGIAYIYARFLNWKA from the coding sequence ATGCAGGCAAAAAACCGTCGGCGTAAAAATTTTCCAAAAATCAAACTAATAAAACGCCAAGAAATGTGGACACTTACGGCTCAGGGGTGGGCGATTGCGATCGCTTTGATTGCTTATTTAATATTTTTCGCTATTACTCATGTACACTCATTTCTCGCCGTGACTTCCCCTATCAAATCAGCAGAAGTATTAGTTGTTGAAGGATGGCTACCAGATTATGCCATACAACAAGCTTTAACTGAATTTAAAAACGGTTCTTATAATCTAGTAATTACTACAGGAGGATCAATAGAAAAAGGAAATTATCTTAGCGAATACAAAAGCTTTGCAGAAGTATCAGCCGCTACCTTCGAGAAACTCGGTTTAGAATCAGAGAAGGTAGTAGCTGTCCCGACACCAACGGTAATAAAGGATCGTAGTTATGCATCTGCTGTTGAATTTTATCGCTGGCTATCCGATTCCAATTTAAAGCTACAATCAATTAATGTTTTTTCTCTGGATGTTCACACCCGTAGGAGTTGGTTGCTATTCAGAAAAATACTTACACCTAAAGTCCAAGTTGGTGCGATCGCAGCCAAAACACATGATTACGATCCAAACAAATGGTGGGTTTCTAGCCAAGGTGTGCGGACAATTCTTGATGAAGGCATCGCTTATATTTATGCGCGGTTTTTGAATTGGAAAGCCTAA
- a CDS encoding DUF2301 domain-containing membrane protein, which produces MTTQTLPPPEVYQGQFGEFTITQSDRTGVIIYRAGLIIAAVSFAIGSVLILFNNNPTVVTALTPLYACFSLALGVSLFTIHIYMASLHRMLQIFWAIGSIASVILAISSTEPLALTVYNQPLTLFGVGFIFVALTGIFFKEAFCFNRLETKVLTLIVPLLLLGHLVGILPTQGESVLLGIWATLFLVFALRKTVQAIPADIGDKSVFTYLKEQRLTKV; this is translated from the coding sequence ATGACTACACAAACACTACCTCCACCAGAAGTTTATCAAGGTCAGTTTGGGGAATTTACAATTACTCAGAGCGATCGCACTGGCGTAATTATCTACCGTGCTGGCTTAATAATAGCAGCAGTCAGCTTTGCTATAGGCAGCGTTTTGATTTTGTTCAACAATAACCCAACTGTTGTAACTGCACTTACACCTTTATATGCTTGTTTTAGTCTCGCTCTTGGTGTAAGTTTATTTACCATTCATATCTATATGGCATCACTGCATCGAATGTTGCAAATTTTTTGGGCGATCGGTAGTATAGCATCAGTTATTCTGGCAATCTCTAGTACTGAACCTTTAGCTCTGACTGTTTACAACCAGCCTCTTACCTTATTTGGAGTTGGTTTTATCTTCGTTGCTTTGACAGGGATTTTTTTTAAAGAGGCTTTTTGCTTCAATCGCTTAGAAACCAAAGTATTAACCCTAATAGTACCGCTACTGTTATTAGGACATTTGGTGGGAATTTTACCAACTCAGGGGGAAAGTGTTTTATTAGGAATTTGGGCAACGTTGTTTTTGGTATTTGCCCTGCGAAAGACAGTGCAAGCAATTCCTGCTGATATTGGAGATAAATCTGTATTTACTTACTTGAAAGAACAACGTTTAACTAAGGTTTAA